CTTCATCACCACCATCGCCGCCGAAGACGAGCTGCGGGCGGTCCTGTCCCCCGCGGCCGCCGAGGCGACCGCGAACGCGCGTCAGGACTCCGGCGGGGCCGTGGAAGCCGAACCTGTGGAACCGGCGGCCGGCACAATGGCCGAAGGCTTGGAAACCACCCATGCCAGCCAGAGTCCGAGCGCGTAGAGCGGAACACCCATGGCCAGGCGCATGGTGCCCAGCGCTGCGACATTGCCCGCCAGGTAGAGCGGAAGCTGGACGGCCAGGCGCAGGGCAAAGACCGCCACAATGATCCAGCTGGCCCACGTGTAGGCGCGCAGCCGCACGGGCACGGTACGCCATTCCAGGTTTTCGCCGCGGATGAAACCGAACAGCAGGCCGGCGACGGGCCATTTCACCGCGATGGAGACCAGGAACGCCAGGATGTACGCGCCGTTCACGTAGAACCCGGGAACGAAGAACGTGGCCCCGTCGCCACTGCGCAGCGCCACGAAGGCGCAGATGGCGACCCCGGCCACTCCCGTCAGGGACTGCATCAGGGGACGCCGCTGAACGAGGTTGGCCACCGAGAAGACGGCAGCGGCTGCCACGGCTGCTCCGAGCGCGAGGTTCAGCTCCGCCCCGACGGTGTAAAGCAGGGTGAACAGCAGCCCGGGAACGATCGCCTCGGCCAGTCCACGGACCCCGCCCACGGACTTGAGCACGTCGATCTGTCCGTCGTCACGGCGTTCGACGCCGGATCTGGCGGCGTACTGCCCGGCCAGCTGGTTCAGGTCCGGCTGGCCGTCGTCCGGCTGCTGGGGTGTGCTCATGCGTCGGCCTCCGGGCGTCCAATGATTTCGTATCGCGGGTTAAAGATCGTGGGCCGGCCGTCGACGTCCGAGACCATGCCTTCGAAGGCCAGATAGGTGCCGGCTTCGATTCCCGGCACCCGCCGCTGTCCTACCCAGACCAGCCGCACCTTGGGCCGCGGGGCCAGCGGGTTTTCGCGGTACGCGGCCATCGAGTCCTCCACGACGGCGGTGAACCGGGGCGGGTCGTTGGCCGGCACCACGGTGATGGCCGAAACATAGCCGCGGCAGTAGGCCCGGCCGCGTCCGGGCAGGGTCTTGATGCTGGCGCTGTGGGTGGAAGCGGATGGTGCTGGCACAACCTAGCCGATCGTCGTGATTTCAGGGCCGCGCTCCGGCGCGGCCGGCTTTGCGGTGTCCTTGGCACGCGGGAGCGGGGACGCGTCGCGGGGCAGCCGCAGCTGCAGCAGGTCACGCGGCGGCAGGGGCTGCTCGCCCCGGACCACAACCACATTGCGGAAGACTTCCTCCAGCGGACCGGCGGCATCCGGGTTCATCGCTGCCGGACCGCCGAACACGCCGCGCAGGAACCAGCGGGGACCGTCGACACCAACGAAGCGGGCCACACGGTATCCCTTGGACCCGTCCTGGGCCTGGGCCGGAACCTTGGCCAGCAGCTCGGTGCCGAAAGTGCCGGTGAGTTCGTCCACGGTGCCGCCCTGGGAGCCGACCGATGTGCCGATCTGCTCACGGATGTCGTCCCAGAGGGTCTCCGAACGCGGGGCGGCGAAAGCCTGCAGCTGGAGGCTGGACCCTTCCAGGTCCAGGGTCACGGCAACCACGCGTTGGGTCTTCTCCTCGACTTCCAGCCGCAGCTGCAGGCCCTGGGAGGCTGCAATCCGGAGTGCGCCCAGATCAACGTAGCCCTCCTCGGAGGGACGCTCACTCAGATCGTAGGGACCGCCTGCGGCCGGAGCCTGCACGGCGCCACCGGCGTCACTGGCGGAGCCGGTCTCTGCCGTGGATGTCTCACCGGCGGTTTCCGCAGCTGTTTCCACAGCTGCGTCCTCTGCCTTGGATTTCTTACGGCGCCCAAATGCCATAACCAGGTTCCTTCTCTCTCATCTGCAAGTTCTTAGTATGGCCGCCGGCTGCTGCCGGCCGTCCGGATACCCGGACGGCGTAAAGCGGGTCAGGCCGGAACGGCGGTGAATCCACCGGTGGATCCGAACCCGCCGGCGCCGCGGACGGAATCCGGCAGCTCGTCCACGGGAACAAATTCAGCGGTTTCCACCCGCTGGATCACCAGCTGGGCAATCCGGTCGCCGCGCTGCAGGGTCACCGGCTGCGTGAGGTCGGTGTTGATCAGGGTGACGGAAATTTCCCCGCGGTAGCCCGCGTCCACGGTGCCGGGCGCATTCACGATGCTCACCCCGTGCTTGGTGGCCAGTCCGGACCGGGGATGTACGAACGCTGCGTAGCCGAAAGGCAGAGCAAGCGAAACACCGGTGGGAATCAGTTGGCGTTCCCCCGGAGCAAGGGTGAAATCGATCCGGGAGCGGAGGTCCGCTCCGGCATCGCCGGGGTGCGCGTACGACGGCGGTTCCAGGCCGTCGTCGAGCATTTTGAGCTGTACCTTCAGGGTTGTCCCTGCACCTTGCACCAGTTTCTCCGGTTTCCATTTGATTCATAGATGGCCAACTGCTGCAGCCGGGGCGGCTGCTCGCGCTGTCTGGCATTCGGGGGTGCCATTCGGGGGTGGCATTCGGGCGGGCGGAGCCGCCGGGGCCGGCCCCCGGCCAACCCACCACACTTTAGCGCGTTTTCCTGTACGGGAGCCGGGCTGCGTGGTACCGGCACGGCGCGGGATGAAAGAAGCTGCCAAAGGTGAAAAGCTGGAGGTATGTCATCCCCTTCTGCAAAGAGCTCCGCCGACACCGTGGTGTACAGCGAACGCCTCACGCCTTCCTTCGGAATCTGGTTCATTGCGGCCGCACTTGCCGCCGCCTGCATTCTGGTCTTTATACCCATCAGTGTCGGAGCCGGCATCACCGCGGCCGTCGTCGCCGCGCTCATCCTGGCCGTGCTGCTGGTGATCTCCACTCCCCTGATCCGGGTCACCCCTGACACCCTGCAGGTGGGCCGGGCGCAGATCGAGCGCCGCTTCATCGGCAAGGTCGAAGCCTTCCGCGGCGAAGACGCCACCATGCAGCGCGGTCCCGGACTCAACGCCACCGCCTACATGTGCATCCGGGGCTGGATTTCGCCGGTCGTCCGCATCGAAATCACCGACCCGGCGGACCGCACGCCGTACTGGCTCACGTCCACCCGCCGGCCCGAGAAGCTGGTCGAAGCACTCACTTCCGGCCGCTGACCTACCCCCTGCAGTCCACGCAGTAAAGCATTCCGTCTTTTTCCAGGGCTATCTGTGAACGGTGCCGGACCAGGAAACAGGAGGCACACGTGAATTCGTCCGCCTGTGCAGGGAGGATGCGCACCAGCACCTCCTCGGTGGAGAGGTCCGCGCCAGGCAGCTCGTACCCGTCGGCGGCCTCCGCCTCGTCCTCGTCCACCACCGCGGACTGCGGGTCGTGACGCCGGGTCCGGAGCGCCGCTACCGGCTCCTCGCCGGCCTCTTCCTCGGTCTTGCGGGGGGCGTCATAATCCGTCGCCATAATGTCTTGTCTCGCCGTCCGGTTGTCGGGTCTTCGCTGCTGTCAGGGCCCTTGCGGCGGACCGGCTGCCCGGACCCGCATCATGACCCGCACATAGCAACGCCACGGATACCTGTTTTGTGCCCGTAACGCAGAGATTTTTACCTACCCCACGTCAAAAAGCGAACCGGACCCAGTTCGGACACGCGTTTGGTCCCGCGGATGATGTCCCGCCGGGCCTTCCAAAACCGCCACACCCGGGCAAAGCTTAGGTTTTCACCGCTGGGGATGGCATTGTTTCAAGAAGGAATTGCTATCGGGTGGAGGACTTTTTGATGCAGGATCTACGGCTGGTGGGTGTCCATGAAGGTGGCGAACATCTGCTGTTAAGCGGCAAGGGCGGGGAAACCTTCCGCCTTCGGATTGACGAAGCCCTCCGGGTGGCGGCCTCGCGTCCCACACACCGGTCCGCGCCGCAGGCTGCTCCGTCAGCAGGCGCCGGCATGAGCCCGCGGGATATCCAGGCCCGGATCCGCTCCGGTGCCAGCGCAGAAGAGGTGGCCGAACTTTCCGGCCACGACCTTGCCCACATCCGCCGCTACGAGGGTCCGGTCCTCGCCGAACGCGAATACGTCGCAGGGCAGGCCCGGGCCGTGGAAGTGGCAGCCCCGATGTCCGCCACCAACGACGGCTACCGCAGCACCTTCGGGGAGAACCCGGTAAACCTCGGGGACATGGTGATCCACCGGCTGCGCTCATTCGGTGTGGACCCGGATTCCGTCGAGTGGGACGCCTGGCGCCGCCCGGACGGCACCTGGGAAGTTGTGGCCCGCTTCGCGTTGACCGAGAAATCCCGCGTCGCCATCGGCGAAGAACCGCCCGCCCGCTGGATTTTCAGCCCGCTGCGCAAGAGCGTCACCAACACCAACCGCTGGGCACAGGTGCTCAGCGAACTGGAACCGCTGGACACCCCCGTGCCCACCCGCCGGCTCACCGCCGTCGCGGACCGCGTCTTCGATTTCGAAGCCGAAGGCGGCGCACCTGACACGGACGGGATCCTCGACGTCCTGAGGTCACGGCGCGGCCAGCGGCTGGGCAGCGACGAAGACGGCGACGACGCACTGGCGAGCCTGCTCTCCAAGGGCACCGTTCCTGCGGCACACCCGCGGGACGGCAGCGCCGACACAGACGAAGAGGATGCCAAGCGTCCGCGTACCGGCCGGCTTACCCTTGCACCGTCCGTCGACTCCACGGACACCGAGGACCCGGTTGATCCGGTGGCCCTTCCCGGAAGCGTGACCCAGACCCGCGAAATCAGCGTGCTGGCCCGTCCGTTCCGCCGCCGTCCGGCACGCACAGAGGAGCCGGCTGCCGCCGACGAGCCCGCTGCCGATCTGCCGGCAGACCCCGGGCCCGAGGTTGCGGAGGAAGCAGCACCTGTTGAACCGGCATCCACCGCACGGAAGAACGCCGGGCGCGATTTCCCCTGGGACCGCCTCCCCAACGGTGGACGGGGCCAGCGGCCGGAGGACGCCGACGCCGATAAGGGCGAAGCCAAGGATGAGGGCTCGCAGGAACGGCGCTCCATCAAACCGAAGCGCTCCTCGGTTCCCTCGTGGGACGAGATTGTCTTCGGCACCAAGGGCGACTAGCTCCTGCCATCGACGGGGGTCCTGCCGGGCCCGGGTCCCGGGAGGACTCTGGTTGAGTAGTCAAACTGTTCATATGGTGCTTGATGTACGCAGTACATCCACCGGAACAGGGAGTATCACCCGTGACCACCATCGGCATTCTTGGCGCCGGCCAGGCGGGAAGCACACTTGCCCGCGCGGCGATCGCAGCCGGTTATGACATCGTCATTGCCAACTCGCGGGGACCGGCGACACTGAAGGGACTCGTCAGTGAGCTGGGCCCGCGGGCGCGCGCCGCAAGCGCGGCCGATGCGGCGGAGGCAGGGGCCTTCGCGTTCACTGCTTTCCCGTACTCGCCCTCCGACCGGCTTCCGGTTCAGGAACTTGCGGGAAAGGTCGTGATCGACAACAACAATTACATGGTCTGGCGGGACGGAAACTATCCCGAGGTCGACTCGGGCCGCAAAACCATTCATGAGCTGCGCCAGGAGCAACTGCCGGACTCAAAGGTCGCCAAGGCGTTCTCGCACATCCAGTTCCACGAGCGTTTCTCCCTCAGGGTCCCCAGTGACGCGCTGCCGGGCCTGTTCCGCCTGGCGAGGCCGGCCGGAGCGCCGGACCGAAAGGCGTTGGTCGTCTCGAGCAACTACCCCGACGCCGTCGAGCTGGTGACCCGGTTCTACGACGATCTTGGGTTCGACGCCGTCGACAACAGTCCCTTGAGTGAATCGTGGCGCAGTGCGCCCGGCACCCCCATGTGGCGCCACCATGTCGACGGACAAAGCCGCGCCGAACTCATCCACAACCTGCAGTTGGCCCAGCGGATCGAAAGCCGGCTCAAGGAACGGTCTGCCTATCGCCCCGGCTGAACGCGCTGGGCGCCTAAAGCGGGAACCGCTCCGCCGTGGATTCCACGGAGCACACCGGCCCCTGGGCCTGCTCGAGGGCAGCCGCCTGCTGCGCCGTAACCCTGCGCATATAGTGCCGGCGGCAGAGCGTCTCATAGCCGACTACGGGTCCTGCGGCCTCCGTGCCCGCCGGGGATCCAGTGCCTTCGGCACCCATCAGGTCGCCGGCGTCGAACAAGGGCTGATCGTCGAATAAGGGCCGGTCCTCGAACAAGGGCTCATGCTCAACCGGAGGGTGGCCGGTTTCGGCGGCGGCTGCAGGGGTGCGGGACTCGACGTCCCCCACCACCACCTGGTCCCCCTCGGTCACCATCACGCCGTCGACGGTCCGCGCGTTGTGGGTCGCCCGCCGGCCGCACCAGCACAGGGCCCGCACCTGGAGGACCTCCATGCGGTCTGCGAGTTCCACGAGGCGCTGCGAGCCGGGGAAGAGCCGCGTCCTGAAGTCGGAGGTGATGCCGAAGGCAAACACGTCAATGTCCATTTCGTCCACGATGGAGGCCAGCTGCTCGACCTGTTCGGCGCTGTAGAACTGTGCCTCATCGCAGATGACGTAGTCCACGTTGTGCCCGGATTCCCCGCAGGTCCGTACCTCGGCCCAGAAATCCGTGTCATCACGGACTTCGACGGCCGGAGTCTGCAGTCCGAGGCGGCTGGAAATCATCGATTCCCCTGCGCGGTCATTGCGGCTGAACAGGATCCCGCCGCGCCCGCGGGCACTGTGGTTGTAGTCCATCTGGAGTGCGAGCGTCGACTTGCCGCAGTCCATGGTGCCGGAGAAAAAGACCAGTTCGGCCATGGCTACTTCCCGCCCTGCGTCGTGGAGGACTTGTTTTTACGTTGTTCGGGCTGCGCGAGGACGAGCAGGGGAACCTCGCACTCCGCACGCGTCAGGGAACCGTGCTGGCCCGTGACGTCCAGTGCCGTGGCGGCGACCCTGCGGGTGTCGAACAGGGCAATGGGCTCGCGCGCGGCAATCATCAGGTCACCAATGCGGGGCAGCACGGCAGCGTCCACCCCGGGCCCGAAATAGCCGGCCTGGACGGCTTCGTCCCGGGTGAAAACCCAGGCCCGGGTGCCATAGGCGGCCTGCCACGCGGCCTTAAGCCGGTCAAGCGCACCGGAGCCTGCATCCGGTTGCAGATACAGGTGAACCATCCGCGGCTCCCCCGCCGTATGCCGGACCCCGTCGATCAGTGCCGGCTGCGTGCTGAAGTCGAACCGCTGCGTCACTGGAACGTCCACCATGCCGTGGTCCGCGGTCAGGAGCACCAGGGTGCCGGCCGGTACCCGGGCCACGAGCCGTTTCAGGGCACTGTCGAGTTCTTCCAGCTCGTTGCCCCACTCCGTAGAGGCCGCGCCGTACCGGTGCCCGGCCTTGTCCAGCTCGTTCCAGTACAGGTACATAAGCATGCTGTCCGCGCCGGCCAGGGCGTCGACGGCGGCGGATACCCGGGCGTGCACACCGGTCGCCGGGATGAACGTGCCGCCCCGGAGCGCGGCACGGGTCAGCGGCGACTCGGCGAACCGGGGAAGGCTGACCGTGGCGACCGGAAGGTGTTCAGCGGCCTTCTCGAGGATGGTGGGATAGGGCTGCCACTTCAACGGATCGACTCCTGCATCCCAGGACCCGAGCATGTTGACCACTTTGTCCTGTTCAGGATCCAGGACGTCGTAGCCCACCAGTCCGTGCCGGCCGGGGGCAAGCCCGGTGCCCAGGGATGCCAGTGACGCCACGGTGGTGGTGGGGAAGGACGCGCTGAGGGTGCGGGCGGTGGGCAGGAAACCCTTGAGGAACGGGGCGTGGCCCGCACGCTTCCGAAGCAGTGAAAGGCCCAGCCCGTCCACCATAACCACGCAGACCCGGCGGGCTGCGGGCAGGGAGAGCCGGTTTTCATAGCCCGGCACACCCAGCACCGCCGCAGCGCTGGACAGCACGTCGGCTACGGAACGGTTTCCATAGGCCGGCGCGGCGGGCAGGGATTCAGGGACGGAGGGGATTGCTGCCACGGTGTCAGCGCTGCGGGTGGGCACGGTTGAAGCGTCCCCCGATGCCGGGCATGCGCTGGCGGGGATCACCGCCGTCCACCGGCCGGGGAACCGCAGTGGTATCGGTGTTGACCTTGCGCAGGGCGCGGGCGAAAGCCTTCGCGTTCTGCACCGCCTGCGCGCCGTCCGCTTCCGCACTGACGCGGAGCACAATGTCCTCCTGTGCAATGTTTCCGGTGTAGCCGTGGTCCGCGTCGCACTGCGGATCCGCACAGCCGGCCGGACCCATGTCCAGGCGCTGTCCGCCGGACCAGGCGATGGCGAGGGTCATTTCACGCGCCGGGTCGGACGGCTTGTAGTTCTGCGGCTGCGCATACATGTACCCGAGCACCACCGAGCGGATCTGCGTCACGGGTACGGACTCGGTGGAGACCTGCGCCATCATCTGCTCACCGGCGTCGTCGAGCTGCTGGTCATCCACGTGTGTGATCACCAGCATGTCCTCGGTCAGGACCAGGACGGTGATGTGGCGGTGCACCTCGGTACGCTCAAAATGCGTTTCAAGGTGGATCAGGTGGGAAAGCGGTTCGCGTCCGTCCAGGGCATCGTGGACCACGTCGGCCAAAAGCGTCGGATAGAAGCCTGCCCGTTCCATGGAGGCGTCAAGACTGCGGCGTTCAGCGGAAAGTAACGGCGACATGGTTCCAGTTTCCCCCAGACCGCCCCTTCATGCCTAAATGGCGCGCGGGTGGACCAGCAGATCAGTCTCGCATTGCCCGCCGGGCACTGTCGGTACGCCGCTGCGGGTGGCCCAGCCGGATGTCGGCACTCAGTACCGTCACGCCGCCGGCCGACACCAGGACCGGGTTGATTTCGATCAGGGCAATCTGCGGGTGCTGGTCCTTGAGGACAGCCAGCCGGGCGATCAGGTCCTCCAGCCCCGCTATGTCGGCTTCGGGCAGGCCCTGGTAGCCGAGCAGTTTCGCGGCGGCGCGGGGAGTGCGCACCAGATCGGAAATGTCGCGGTCCGTCAGCGGCGGCACACCGTGCGCCCAGTCGTCCAGCAGGGCGGTCGCGTCGCCGGCAAGGCCGAAGGAGATCACCGGACCCAGCAGTGGATCTTCGATGGCGCGGATCCGGCAGCCCTGCCCGCTGACAGCCATGGACTGGACCTCCATGGCGAAGTCGCCATAACGCTGCAGCGCCTGGTGCATCTGTTCGATATTGGTCCGCAGCGCCTCGGGGGTGGCGATGTTCAGCCGCACCCCGCCAAGATCCAGGCGGTGGCGCAGGTGCCCGTCCCGGGTCTTCACCGCAACGGGCCAGCCCAGCAGGTCTGCGGCGGCCACGGCTTCGTCAGGTGTGTCGAAACCGACCGCGGGCAGTACGGTGACGCCGTAGAACTCCAGCAGCTTGGCCGTCTGCTCCGGGTCCAGCCGGGTCAGGGTGTCCCCTTCCACGCTGTCCATCAGTGATTCGATCCAGGCGTTTGCTCCCTCGGAGTCCACGCCGGCCGGTTCAACGAAGCTGCCGTGGTCCCGGTTGGCCCATTCGGTGTAGCGCACCACTGCCGCCAGGGCGGTGACTGCTGCTCCGGGGCTGCTGAAGCATGGCAGGCCTCCCCCTGGAAGATCGGGGTCGGCGGCAAGCAGGCCCTCGACGTGGGCCCGGGGATCCACGATGCCGGTAAAGGCCGCAACCAGCGGCTTGCCGGTTGCCTGCACGCATTCAGCCAGGGCCGCCGCTATCGCTTCGGTCCGCAGTCCCGGCGCCGGGAGGATCGCGACGACGCCGGCGTCCACGGCGTCGTCGGACAGTACCTCGGTGACCGTACGGCGCAGCTGCGGCAGGGCGACGCTCATGCCCGTGTCCAGGGCCAGATCCGTCTCCAGGCGGGTGATGTCCAGGTCGAGCCCGGTGCACGCATCGGCCAGGACCCGGCCCAGCGCTGCCGAATTGCTGAACACGGCCACCCGGCGTCCGCGCGGCAGCGGCTGGCTGACGGCAATCTGGGCCACGTCGATCAGCTGTTCGTTGGTGCTCACCCGGATGACGCCGGATTGGCGCAGCATCGCGTCCAGTGCACCGGGAGGCGCCTGCGTGGTCCGCACGGCGTGGCCCGGCGGAAGCTGGAGCCCGGTGACGTCCGACTTGGCGACAATGACCGGTTTGGTACGGGCCAGCCGGCGGGCCAGCCGGGAGAACTTACGCGGGTTGCCCACCGACTCGAGGTACATCGCGACAACCCGCGTATCGGCGTCGTCCTCCCAGTACTGCATGGCGTCATTGCCGGAGACATCGGCCCGGTTGCCCGCGGAGATGGTGGAGGACAAGCCGAGGGCACGTCGCTGGGCGGTGGCGTACAGCAGCACGCCGATGGCAGCCGACTGGCTGAACAGCCCCAGTCCCCCGCGCTTGGGCAGGGCCGGCGCCATGGAAGCGTTCAGGGACACATCCGGCCGCGTGTTGATCAGGCCCAGCGACGCCGGCCCGACCACCCGCATGCCGTGCGCGCGGGCCCGGCGGACCAGGTCACGCTGCCGGGCCAGGCCCTCGGGTCCCTTAGGGCCGAAGCCCGCGGTGACCACCAGCAGGGCCTTCACACCCGCTGCGGCGCATTCATCCGCTACTTCGAGGACCTGCCCGTACGGGACGGCAATAACGGCCAGCTGGACGGTTTCCGGCACATCGGCGATCCGGCTGTAGGAGATCATGCCGGCCAGTTCGAAGGCTTCCGGATTGATGGCATACACCGAACCCTTGAAGCCGCCTTCGATGATGTGTTCCAGGAGCTGGTACCCCACCGAACCCCATTCGCGGCTGGCACCGATGACGGCGATAGACGACGGCGAGAGCAGGTCCGCGACGCTGCGGGCCTCGGCCCGGTGCTCGCGGGCTTCCATGACCGCCAGCGACTTCTCCGTGGGGTCGATATTGAAGTCCAGGGCGATCACGCCGTCGTCAAAGTGCCGTCGGACCTCGTACCCGGCGTCCGCGAACACGTCGATCATCTTGCGGTTTTCGGGCAGCACCTCGGCGGAGAAGCGGCGGATGCCGTTTTCCCGGGCGGCGGCGGCAAGGTGTTCCAGCAGGATGGACCCCAGTCCGCGGCCCTGGTGGTCGTCGGAAATGTTGAAGGCGACCTCAGCTTCGGTGGGATCGTCCAGGCGGTCGTAGCGGCCGATGCCGATAATTTCGTCACCTATGGTGATGACAAAGGCCACACGGTTCCGGTAATCGACGTTGGTGAAGCGCTCCAGCTCCTTGTTGGTGAGCTTAGCCTTGTAAGTGAAGAACCGGAGATAGATGGAGCTCTGTGACTGCCGCATATGGAACGCCTGCAGCGCCTGTGCATCCGAGGGGGAAACGGGCCGCAGATGGCCCGTGCCTCCGTCACGCAACACGACGTCGGCTTCCCAATATTCGGGGTAATGTCCCTGCTCCACCATAGACTCAGAGTAGTGGGCATTCTTCCCCAGAGTCATCTGCCCACTCCGTACTGCGTTATCCAATACTGCGTGATTCCGTACTGCGTGAGCCAGTACTGCGCGATCCACTACTGTGTGATTCAGTTCCCTACCACTGCGAGGACCCGACAACAGCATGGCCCGGCGCCAATCCGTCTCCAAGTCCGTACCCGGCGAAGTGATCGCCGAGAACATCATCGACATAGACGTCACCACCGAGATGGAAGGCTCCTTCCTGGAGTACGCCTATTCGGTGATCTACTCGCGTGCCCTCCCCGATGCGCGCGATGGGCTCAAGCCTGTCCAGCGGCGCATCCTGTACATGATGTCCGACATGGGGCTGCGCCCCGACCGCGGGCATGTGAAGTCCGCCCGCGTGGTGGGCGAGGTGATGGGCAAGCTGCACCCCCACGGAGACACGGCCATTTACGACGCCATGGTGCGCATGGCCCAGGACTGGGCGCTGCGGCTGCCGCTGATTGACGGACACGGCAACTTCGGCTCGCTCGACGACGGCCCGGCCGCCGCCCGCTATACCGAGGCACGGCTGGCGGCGCCCGCCCTGTCCATGACGGACCACCTGGACGAAGACGTAGTGGACTTCGTTCCGAACTATGACAACCAGCTCCAGCAGCCCGAAGTACTGCCCGCGGCTTTCCCCAACCTGCTGGTCAACGGCA
This window of the Arthrobacter sp. zg-Y919 genome carries:
- a CDS encoding GNAT family N-acetyltransferase, which codes for MVEQGHYPEYWEADVVLRDGGTGHLRPVSPSDAQALQAFHMRQSQSSIYLRFFTYKAKLTNKELERFTNVDYRNRVAFVITIGDEIIGIGRYDRLDDPTEAEVAFNISDDHQGRGLGSILLEHLAAAARENGIRRFSAEVLPENRKMIDVFADAGYEVRRHFDDGVIALDFNIDPTEKSLAVMEAREHRAEARSVADLLSPSSIAVIGASREWGSVGYQLLEHIIEGGFKGSVYAINPEAFELAGMISYSRIADVPETVQLAVIAVPYGQVLEVADECAAAGVKALLVVTAGFGPKGPEGLARQRDLVRRARAHGMRVVGPASLGLINTRPDVSLNASMAPALPKRGGLGLFSQSAAIGVLLYATAQRRALGLSSTISAGNRADVSGNDAMQYWEDDADTRVVAMYLESVGNPRKFSRLARRLARTKPVIVAKSDVTGLQLPPGHAVRTTQAPPGALDAMLRQSGVIRVSTNEQLIDVAQIAVSQPLPRGRRVAVFSNSAALGRVLADACTGLDLDITRLETDLALDTGMSVALPQLRRTVTEVLSDDAVDAGVVAILPAPGLRTEAIAAALAECVQATGKPLVAAFTGIVDPRAHVEGLLAADPDLPGGGLPCFSSPGAAVTALAAVVRYTEWANRDHGSFVEPAGVDSEGANAWIESLMDSVEGDTLTRLDPEQTAKLLEFYGVTVLPAVGFDTPDEAVAAADLLGWPVAVKTRDGHLRHRLDLGGVRLNIATPEALRTNIEQMHQALQRYGDFAMEVQSMAVSGQGCRIRAIEDPLLGPVISFGLAGDATALLDDWAHGVPPLTDRDISDLVRTPRAAAKLLGYQGLPEADIAGLEDLIARLAVLKDQHPQIALIEINPVLVSAGGVTVLSADIRLGHPQRRTDSARRAMRD